Proteins from a single region of Gorilla gorilla gorilla isolate KB3781 chromosome 16, NHGRI_mGorGor1-v2.1_pri, whole genome shotgun sequence:
- the PGPEP1L gene encoding pyroglutamyl-peptidase 1-like protein, whose product MDTAAKAIILEQSGKNQGYRDADIRGFWPEGGVCLPGSPDVLESGVCMKAVCKRVAVEGVDVIFSRDAGRYVCDYTYYLSLHHGKGCAALIHVPPLSRGLPASLLGRALKVVIQEMLEEVGKPKHKAQFEENSTMVLPAKGN is encoded by the exons ATGGACACCGCCGCCAAGGCGATCATTCTGGAACAGTCTGGCAAGAACCAAGGCTACCGGGACGCCGACATCCGGGGCTTCTGGCCCGAGGGCGGCGTGTGCCTACCTGGCAGCCCAGACGTGCTGGAGTCAGGGGTCTGCATGAAGGCAGTCTGCAAGCGCGTAGCTGTGGAGGGTGTCGATGTGATCTTTTCCCGAGATGCAGGCAG ATACGTCTGTGATTATACCTATTATCTGTCTCTGCATCATGGAAAGGGCTGTGCGGCACTCATTCATGTCCCTCCACTATCGCGCGGGCTCCCGGCCAGCCTGCTGGGAAGAGCCTTGAAAGTCGTCATCCAGGAAATGCTGGAAGAGGTGGGAAAGCCCAAGCACAAAGCCCAGTTTGAAGAAAACTCAACCATGGTCCTTCCAGCCAAAGGGAACTGA